Proteins found in one Desulfovibrio porci genomic segment:
- a CDS encoding tetratricopeptide repeat protein, protein MPRHTHPFLLWAILFSLLFYCGQGQAAAALPVLGLALDQSRAQAKTLLNKGRHEEAYQLYMRLLREEPDNDETNYGLALAASRTKRYPQALLAFERLTDRYPANADLRRFLADIYLRLDDKEAARRELNLARQYDPTLTDTRITRILERMENAQALFQAHGRVSGGIMYDSNANQGPASERMSLGIFDNVSVHGVKAVDSWGSYLNGMLDMGWRMSEDSPWWLVSDIAFFKRWNGNPKLLTNNEFAWGRASLGLRHTSSKTLAGLRFKAEMADQNLDQRVRVLGPEATFVWAALPNLQFITRAALEKRVYSMDIGRDGTYWWVGEYLRVLLGASGHEMTLGLRSLGSAVDVADYSYNGLEASLRLRLKVTDKFHLLPFASVRRENYYGPPTVLELDDRRDTVLHTGLFAIYNLTANLQAEAGVQYVDTRSSSPLYSYQQHTFNMGLAWTF, encoded by the coding sequence ATGCCCCGTCATACACATCCGTTCCTGCTCTGGGCGATTCTTTTTTCGTTGCTTTTTTACTGCGGCCAAGGGCAGGCAGCGGCGGCGTTGCCCGTCCTTGGTCTGGCTTTGGACCAAAGCCGCGCCCAGGCCAAAACGCTCCTGAACAAAGGCCGGCACGAGGAAGCCTATCAGCTTTATATGCGCCTTTTGCGCGAAGAGCCGGACAATGACGAAACCAATTATGGTCTGGCTCTGGCCGCCAGCCGCACCAAGCGCTATCCACAGGCTCTGCTGGCCTTTGAACGCCTCACCGACCGCTATCCGGCCAACGCCGATCTGCGCCGCTTCCTGGCCGACATCTATCTGCGCCTGGACGACAAAGAGGCCGCCCGGCGCGAACTGAATCTGGCCCGACAGTACGATCCCACACTCACGGACACGCGCATCACCCGTATTCTGGAGCGTATGGAGAACGCCCAGGCCCTCTTTCAGGCTCATGGCCGGGTCAGCGGCGGCATCATGTACGACTCCAACGCCAACCAAGGCCCGGCTTCAGAGCGCATGAGCCTTGGCATTTTCGACAATGTGAGCGTGCATGGGGTCAAGGCCGTGGATAGTTGGGGCTCCTACCTCAACGGCATGCTGGATATGGGCTGGCGCATGAGCGAGGACAGCCCATGGTGGCTGGTGTCGGATATAGCCTTTTTCAAACGCTGGAACGGCAACCCAAAACTGCTTACCAACAATGAGTTCGCCTGGGGCCGGGCCTCGCTGGGCCTGCGCCATACTTCGTCCAAGACACTGGCCGGATTGCGCTTCAAGGCGGAAATGGCGGACCAGAATCTGGACCAGCGCGTGCGCGTGCTGGGGCCGGAAGCCACCTTTGTCTGGGCGGCGCTGCCCAATTTGCAGTTCATCACCCGGGCCGCTCTGGAAAAACGGGTCTACAGTATGGATATCGGCCGCGACGGCACCTACTGGTGGGTAGGGGAATATCTTCGTGTGCTGCTGGGCGCGTCTGGCCATGAAATGACGCTGGGCCTGCGCTCGCTGGGCTCGGCCGTGGACGTTGCCGACTACAGCTACAACGGCCTGGAAGCCAGTCTGCGCCTGCGCCTCAAAGTCACGGACAAATTCCACCTGCTGCCCTTCGCTTCCGTGCGTCGCGAAAATTATTACGGCCCGCCCACCGTACTGGAACTTGATGACCGCCGGGATACCGTTCTCCACACCGGCCTGTTCGCCATATACAACCTGACGGCCAATCTTCAGGCGGAAGCCGGCGTGCAGTACGTAGACACCCGCTCCTCTTCCCCGCTGTACAGCTACCAGCAGCATACCTTCAATATGGGGCTGGCCTGGACGTTCTGA
- a CDS encoding CHASE2 domain-containing protein: MPRPSGHPPLRRAVLTLLPSLAVCALLLTLYLLQPPLLRQLDNEIYDLFLTSRQAPPPSDVPVVVDIDEKSLTAYGQWPWPRYLLARLIETLTQNGAACVALDILLAEPDRSSPDLLRRRLRKDFGVELDLGKLPPELADNDVLLAETLARNPVVLGVFMQFDPYKNLPSPLPRPTGLAEQTPAGAPPPRETVMRAVSALLPLAVFSRETPVGAINVAPSNDGVVREVPLLYRLGDNIYANLSLRALMRGLDAGTMILRSGPEGLTEIRVGPYRIPVSAQGLMRVPFKGPRGVYPYYSAADILERRVPPEQLEGRIVFVGTSAAGLQDIRATPFDAVYPGVEVHAAVVDAILNGDYIARPDYTPGIQTLAILLAGLAAAAVFNFTRAFIYGPACLLLAGCALWGSGHLFAQGQFISPLYVILTILAQGLCILPVRFWQEEKQKRMLRQAFSRYVAPEVVARIAAREGDIFAGEEREVSVLFTDVRGFTSLSEKLAPQQVVTLLNRYFTPMTACVRDSGGTLDKFIGDAIMAFWNAPLDVPDHARRAVTAAVRMQHLLRELNPALEKEFGVRLRIGAGLHCGPVYVGNMGSEDLLDYTCIGDTVNLASRLEGMCAKYGAEVVVSGDMAARCDAAFYFRALDSIRVKGKSRPVSIFSVHEPEEARRREAEFATTAEALRLYAQGDFAEAGRLFDGLRESFRESTVFYEVYSSRCAALCADPPEVWDGIWTFNSK; encoded by the coding sequence ATGCCCAGACCATCCGGACATCCACCCCTGCGGCGCGCGGTCCTGACCCTTCTGCCCAGCCTGGCCGTCTGTGCTCTGCTGCTGACGTTGTACCTGCTTCAGCCGCCTTTGCTCCGGCAACTCGACAACGAAATCTATGATCTTTTTCTTACTTCCCGTCAGGCCCCGCCACCTTCGGATGTGCCGGTGGTGGTGGACATCGACGAAAAGAGCCTGACCGCGTACGGTCAATGGCCCTGGCCCCGCTACCTGTTGGCCCGGCTTATCGAGACCCTGACCCAAAACGGCGCGGCTTGCGTGGCCCTGGACATCCTGCTGGCCGAGCCGGATCGCAGCTCTCCCGACCTTCTGCGCCGGCGCCTGCGCAAGGATTTCGGAGTGGAGCTGGATCTCGGCAAACTGCCGCCCGAACTGGCGGACAATGACGTTCTGCTGGCCGAAACCCTCGCCCGGAATCCCGTGGTGCTCGGCGTGTTCATGCAGTTCGATCCCTACAAAAATCTGCCCTCTCCCCTGCCCCGGCCCACGGGCCTGGCCGAGCAGACCCCCGCAGGCGCGCCGCCGCCACGCGAAACCGTCATGCGCGCCGTTTCGGCTCTGCTGCCCCTGGCCGTTTTCAGCCGGGAAACGCCGGTGGGAGCCATCAATGTGGCCCCAAGTAATGACGGCGTGGTGCGCGAGGTGCCCCTGCTCTACCGCCTGGGCGACAATATCTACGCCAACCTTTCCCTGCGCGCGCTCATGCGCGGGCTGGACGCCGGAACCATGATCCTGCGTTCCGGCCCCGAGGGACTCACGGAAATCCGGGTAGGCCCATACCGTATTCCTGTATCGGCGCAGGGCCTGATGCGCGTTCCTTTCAAAGGCCCGCGCGGGGTTTATCCCTATTATAGCGCCGCCGATATTCTGGAGCGGCGCGTCCCGCCAGAGCAACTTGAGGGCCGGATCGTTTTTGTGGGCACGTCCGCGGCCGGCCTTCAGGACATACGCGCCACGCCCTTTGACGCAGTCTATCCCGGCGTGGAGGTGCACGCCGCAGTGGTGGACGCCATTCTGAACGGTGATTACATCGCGCGCCCGGACTACACGCCCGGCATCCAGACTCTGGCCATTCTTCTGGCCGGACTGGCGGCGGCAGCGGTATTCAATTTCACCCGGGCCTTCATTTACGGCCCGGCCTGCCTGCTCCTGGCCGGGTGCGCGCTCTGGGGCTCCGGCCATCTTTTCGCCCAGGGGCAGTTCATTTCACCGCTCTACGTGATCCTGACCATCCTGGCCCAAGGCCTCTGCATTCTGCCCGTGCGCTTCTGGCAGGAGGAAAAGCAGAAGCGCATGCTGCGCCAGGCCTTCAGCCGCTATGTGGCCCCGGAGGTCGTGGCGCGCATCGCCGCCCGGGAGGGCGACATCTTTGCCGGCGAGGAACGCGAGGTGAGCGTGCTCTTCACCGACGTGCGCGGCTTCACCAGCCTTTCGGAAAAACTGGCCCCCCAGCAGGTGGTAACATTGCTCAACCGCTATTTCACGCCCATGACCGCCTGCGTGCGTGACAGCGGCGGCACGCTGGACAAATTCATCGGCGACGCCATCATGGCCTTCTGGAACGCCCCTCTGGACGTCCCGGACCATGCCCGGCGGGCCGTGACCGCCGCTGTACGCATGCAGCATCTGCTGCGCGAACTCAATCCCGCGCTGGAAAAAGAGTTCGGCGTGCGCCTGCGCATCGGCGCGGGCCTGCACTGCGGGCCCGTCTACGTGGGCAATATGGGCTCCGAGGATCTGCTGGACTACACCTGCATCGGCGACACGGTCAATCTGGCCTCGCGCCTGGAAGGCATGTGCGCCAAATACGGAGCTGAAGTGGTGGTCAGCGGCGACATGGCGGCCCGTTGCGACGCGGCCTTTTACTTCCGCGCTCTGGACAGCATCCGGGTCAAGGGCAAATCCCGACCGGTAAGCATCTTCTCAGTGCATGAGCCGGAAGAAGCCCGGCGCCGCGAGGCGGAATTCGCCACCACGGCGGAAGCCCTCCGGCTTTACGCTCAGGGCGATTTCGCCGAAGCCGGCCGCCTCTTCGACGGCTTGCGAGAATCATTCCGCGAGAGTACAGTGTTCTACGAAGTATACAGCAGCCGTTGCGCGGCGCTTTGCGCGGACCCGCCCGAGGTCTGGGACGGCATCTGGACGTTTAACAGCAAATGA
- a CDS encoding HD domain-containing phosphohydrolase, which yields MKIRLWGTRGSVPVPSPQMARYGGDTTCVEIRSDSGDRLILDAGTGIYALGDCMDHEVPTDCTICFSHAHWDHLQGLPHFKPLYNPSWRLSMRGPTLGGVPFSQSLLEIFDEKHFPVPWRELPQRPVLEFTPGEEFRVGDMTVKTCPTVHPGSCTAYRIEADGWSFVFTGDHECGDKPDNPAVERLLDFTAGADVVLADGHYFARDYALHRGWGHSAQEQWPAALAQRGVRHLIFTHYAPSYCDSELDKAFDSLRENCRSLSISLQMGCQGMLITSHGGETEEQEESLESINCKLCDFFHRISHFSDTNIVLDSVLNQARAMSNADAGTIYLVEDNKLVFSYAANDTLFPGSEANKYAYLNASLPLDTRSIAGFVACTGRALNIPDVRSISTNEPYSFNDAFDLSTGYRTVSMLTLPFTDVQNRILGVLQLINSMNNGRVQAFTPSMARYVGRMVMLAGNSLERARMANDLILRMLRTASLRDPRETASHVRRVGAMAAEIYHRWAEKHGLLSDEIRAAKGRLRLAAMLHDVGKVGIPDAILKKPGRLTPEERKVMEKHAVMGARLFENATQDVDVLAYTIALHHHQRWDGKGYTGSPEHPLLAATDIPLAARITAIADVYDALISRRCYKEAWDVKDAVDILRQDAGSHFDPELVDVFMEIHDVITAIHKRFPDQEDV from the coding sequence ATGAAAATCCGGCTGTGGGGTACGCGAGGTTCCGTTCCCGTGCCCTCGCCGCAGATGGCGCGTTATGGGGGAGACACCACCTGCGTGGAGATCCGGTCCGATTCCGGCGACCGGCTGATTCTGGACGCCGGCACGGGCATTTATGCCCTTGGCGACTGCATGGATCACGAAGTCCCCACGGATTGCACCATCTGCTTCAGCCATGCCCACTGGGATCACCTCCAGGGGCTGCCGCATTTCAAGCCGCTCTACAATCCCAGTTGGCGTCTGAGCATGCGCGGCCCCACGCTGGGGGGTGTTCCTTTTTCCCAGAGTCTCCTGGAAATCTTTGACGAAAAACATTTTCCCGTTCCCTGGCGGGAACTGCCCCAGCGGCCCGTCCTGGAATTCACGCCCGGCGAGGAATTCCGGGTGGGCGACATGACGGTGAAGACCTGCCCCACAGTGCATCCCGGCTCCTGCACGGCTTACCGCATTGAGGCCGACGGCTGGAGTTTCGTTTTCACCGGCGATCACGAATGCGGCGACAAGCCGGACAATCCGGCCGTGGAGCGTCTGCTGGATTTTACAGCCGGCGCGGACGTCGTGCTGGCGGACGGGCACTATTTCGCCCGAGACTATGCCCTGCACCGCGGCTGGGGACACAGCGCGCAGGAACAATGGCCCGCGGCTCTGGCCCAACGCGGAGTCAGGCATCTGATCTTTACCCACTACGCCCCCTCCTATTGCGACAGCGAGCTGGACAAAGCCTTCGACAGCCTGCGGGAAAATTGCCGCAGTCTGTCCATCAGCCTTCAGATGGGCTGCCAGGGCATGCTGATCACCTCCCACGGCGGCGAAACGGAGGAACAGGAAGAGAGCCTGGAATCCATCAACTGCAAGCTCTGCGATTTCTTCCACCGCATTTCACATTTTTCCGACACCAACATCGTGCTGGACAGCGTTCTGAATCAGGCCCGCGCCATGAGCAACGCCGACGCGGGCACCATCTATCTGGTGGAGGACAACAAGCTGGTCTTTTCCTACGCGGCCAACGACACGCTCTTCCCCGGCTCGGAAGCCAACAAATACGCCTATCTCAACGCCAGCCTGCCTCTGGATACCCGTTCCATCGCCGGTTTTGTGGCCTGCACGGGCCGCGCCCTGAACATTCCGGACGTGCGCTCCATTTCGACCAATGAGCCGTATTCCTTCAACGACGCCTTTGACCTGTCTACGGGCTACCGCACGGTATCCATGCTCACCTTGCCCTTTACGGACGTGCAAAACCGGATTCTGGGCGTCCTGCAACTGATCAACAGCATGAACAACGGCCGGGTGCAGGCCTTTACGCCCAGCATGGCGCGCTATGTGGGCCGCATGGTGATGCTGGCCGGCAATTCCCTGGAACGGGCTCGCATGGCCAACGATCTCATCCTGCGGATGCTCAGGACAGCCTCGTTGCGCGACCCGCGCGAAACGGCCAGCCATGTGCGCCGCGTGGGAGCCATGGCCGCCGAAATTTACCACCGCTGGGCTGAAAAACACGGCCTGCTCTCCGATGAAATCCGCGCGGCCAAAGGCCGCCTGCGCCTGGCGGCCATGCTGCACGACGTGGGCAAGGTGGGCATACCCGACGCCATTCTGAAAAAACCCGGACGCCTGACACCCGAAGAGCGCAAGGTCATGGAAAAGCACGCGGTCATGGGCGCGCGCCTGTTTGAAAACGCCACCCAGGATGTGGACGTGCTGGCCTATACCATCGCCCTGCACCACCATCAGCGATGGGACGGGAAAGGCTATACCGGCTCGCCCGAGCATCCGCTGCTGGCCGCCACGGACATCCCCCTGGCGGCCCGCATCACGGCCATCGCCGACGTCTACGACGCCCTGATCTCCCGGCGCTGCTACAAAGAGGCCTGGGACGTGAAGGACGCCGTGGATATTCTGCGTCAGGACGCGGGCAGCCACTTTGATCCCGAGCTGGTCGACGTCTTCATGGAAATCCACGACGTGATCACCGCCATCCACAAACGTTTTCCAGATCAGGAAGACGTGTGA